The sequence CAGGGACCCAGCTTAGGTGTAAAAGCATGGCAAACTTTTTAACCCAAATAACCAACATGCAGCCTtaaatttttgcttatttgtttgtttcaagcagttgtttgaccTTACCTAGATGGTAAAGATTTAACAAGTACAATGTAAAACTGGTGAATCAAATAGTAAGTGTTAAGGTTGTAACTGCTAGAATTAAATTCTTGGGCTTGAAAGATGGCTAATAagttaagaccactgactgcctcttccaaaggtcctgagttcaagtcccagcaaccacatggtagcttataatcatctataatgagatttggcgccctcttctggcatgcaggtagaacactgtatatgtaataaagaaataaatcttaaagaaaagaaaaatattttaaaaaattaaattcttgtGTTAGTATCATATTGACCAAAGAAAATctgactttgtttttttgagactttaGACAGttaagtgtgccaccactgggaGGGGACAAGacaaactttgtgtgtgtgtgtgtgtgtgtgtgtgtatttattagaACCACATGAATAAATACTCAGCGTAGGTACTAGATAAGCAAATAggtaaatagttaaataaaatagaatttgagaactctgtcttgaaaaacaaaaacaatcttaCAAAACTTTTGATTCATGTATGCTGTtcacacaagaaaataaaaactccaCTGATCTTACTACTAACAGTTATTTGACCTTTCTAGTATTTCAAAGTAAGACTCATACTTTGAGATCTCCCTTAGAGTTTCCTCATTTTCCCTGAGCCAAGAAAGTTCTGAAAAATCCAGAACTTTGGGATCCTTTCCTCTTGACCCGTAGACTGCTAGCTGCCTTTCAACGCAACAATGTATGTTTAAGACTGCTAATGGATTTATTTCCTTTAGGGTGATACGGACTACAGGAACCTCATGGCAACAGAAGTAAAGCAGTTGACAGCGTATTTGTACATGCGCATATATGTAACATGCACATACTTCTCTTAGGATATGCTTAATTTCTTCACCAGTTTGGTTCTGGTTAAGGGTTTATTTTCCCTTAGTCTCACCTATTGAAAACCCTGAGTTTCTAAAGAAAACTTCtacatactatttatttatttattacacgGACTTGCCTAAGATAGAAAATGATTACGCTTTGTCTGACTGAAATCATTACAGCCTAAACTCAGAAAAAAGTAAACTTACATATCACAAAAAAGCTGTCCATACCATACTCAAACTTCAAAAATTAAGGTGTTTTTTACCATATAGGCTGAATGCAGAATTCATTTACATatcatttttctaaaatgaagACTTTTTCAGTTAACTTTGGAAATGCCAAATTGGGAGAGGGTATGTTGAAAACTGAAAGTTTTTATGTAGCTGGTACTTTTCTCTAGATCTAGCTGAAAGCCATGCCTTTTCATgttctgtaaaaacaaaaatatagctGTGTTTAGTTAGGTCTAGGTTTTTTTGCTTTCTATGTAAGGAGCCATATCCTTAATTAATACATTACATGTTAAcgttttttccatttgaaataacattttcattcacttaatatttgaaatattttgattatttattattttctaaaaagtCTGCACTTCACTGTCTTGGTGATTCCTGGACCAACATTACTGAAAGAACAAGTTTTTGTTGTACTTTCAAATTAAGTATCTGGTAACATTTTACTCCTTAAAGTAATTTACCTAGCAAGGTCACATTTTATTAGTttccttaatttaaattttaatagtatATATCATTTTGAAATTGGTTGTTGCGGTGAGAATATAAATCAAAATAGCAATTTCAAGATACACTGTATAGTTAGACACTGTTTTATGAATTGCCTACAAAGATAAAAATGTCATGCAGAGGACTACAGTAACTCTCTGGGGGAAATACTCTTAAAAAGGTTTGACTATTTCAACTTagctttctttgttgtttgcAGTTTAAGGCATGATAAGTAATTTTAATCTAAAACGAAATAGAAGTGAAATATATTTAGCAAACTATTACTTAAACAACATCTAATGGGTTCCATATAAATTAACAAATTTTGAATTAAATCATTTTGTGTAGTACAAATTTAAAAGTTCAGAtatcacattatttaaatcaTAATTGCTTTTAGACTCtaaatttagagattttttttaatgaggaaaaAACACATTAAAGTGGTTCAAGAACATGGAGTGCGTACaagaatagaatatattttaatgtttaacaCATCAGAcacaaactttctttaaaaacatgtaaCCGTCCATATGTCACTTTTCTTTGGGAGCTGAAGAAATAGTTTCCACGAGTACAGTTTTCACAGTTGAACACGGAGCAGTCCCAGTGGTTTAGACAGGCAGCTTATATTGCAGATTCACTAtcaaatatcttattttttagGGTTTGTAGGTTGTGTTGGATAAAATTCTCGGTGCCCTGAACTTCAGAGAACCTGGAGTCACTTCTTCTAACAGaccagtttttcatttttattgaattctggATTGTGTCTGAAGTGAAGTAGTAAACAATGGGGTCAAAGCAGCAGTTGGAAACAGCAATGCAGAGAGTGATTGGGTACATTGTCCTCACTGCTGCTGCCACAGAGCAGTTAACGAACGTCTGCGTTCTCATGAGAGAGTAGAAAATGAGATTGATGTTATAGGGCACAAAGCAGAAACAGAATATAACCAAGTgtacaaaaatcatttttaaaactttagttttgttcattttgcttCTACTTAATGTAACAGGTTTATTTAAAGTTCTCAGCACCATACTAGAACAAGTTACGTTCAAAATTAAGGGGATAAAAAACCCCACTATTTCAATGAAAATCACAATCCTGGAGAGATACGTTttccatgtggctgctggaaagTTCTCAAAGCAGGCTTCTGAGGTATTGTTACCCTGAGAGTGGGTGGACTGAAAGAAAACTGCTGGTGCACTTCCTCCCATCACTGTGAGCCACACAGCAATGCAAACAATCTTTGCATTTCGCTTAGTTCTTAAAGTCTTCGACTTAAATGGGTAGACGATTGCCAGAAATCGATCTACACTGATACAGGTTAAGAACAGAATGCTTCCATACATGTTGGTGTAAAACAGCATTACTGAAACCTTACAGAGAAGATCTCCAAATGGCCAATTCCGAGTTGCAAAGTAAAAAATCCGAAATGGTAAAGTAAAGACGAAAAGCAAATCTGACATTGCCAGATTAATCATGTACGTTGTAGTTTCATTTCTCACTTTGAGGGCACAGATGAAAATGTATATCGCAACACAATTGGATATCAGGCCAAGCACAAACACCATGCTGAACATGCACCCATACAAAGAGTACTTAAAGGAGTCATCGTAAGGGCAGTGGGAGCCGTTGGAGCTTACCATTGTCAGGCAGTGCAGCTCACAGCCAGTCCTTTGTCTGCAGCAGTCGGCTTTGCGATTCAGACGTGGGCGCAGCAACAGCCAGTTGGTTTGCAaattatttgcttctttttgtcttcttataaatattttcttctctgaagtCTTCAGAGGAAACATGAAATGTGTTGCTTAAAAGTTTCTAGTAGATTCTTCAGGACAATAGTCTCATTTTCTGGTCTCCAGAAAATCCATGAGTCCAGAATTTAGTTAACTGACAGAAAAGGCACTCAAGGAAACCAACCCATAGAGCCACAAACGTTAGGAAAAGCTGTGTTTCACGTTGGCCGCAACCAGTCCTCGTGTAAACTTGTACTTCAGTCGTCAAGGTTAAAATGTCTTCATCTTCAGAATGTTTATGCAACAGTTATCAGTCTTACTTCAGAGTCTTAATAGTCCCAGTCCGTCGTCCTCTGGCACCACTTCCTTCTTCTTAGTCTCCGTTTTGGTACTTTGGTATAGGTTCTAGGTGGCGATAGGCAGAGTCTTTTAAAGATTTCCAAATGAATTCCTGAGCATGTTAGCTCTTGCTGAAGGAGGCCTTTCTGAGCTTGCCAGCTGTATTGTGAGATGGGCTGTCTCTGAAGTGAGCAAGAAAGGCTTCCTAGATTTGTAATATGACATCACAGGAAGAAGAGGCTGGGTTTCCACAAAGGAAGCCTTCAACCCAGTTGTTTGCAGTTCCTTTAATCTGATAATGTGTGAGCTGGGAATATACCTAGGAGGCTTGCAAATGGTCGCGGGCTGTCCAGCTGAGCTAGGCATTAACTCTTTTTATGCTGAAATGCCTTGTGGGGATTCTGGCAAGCTCTccaaagtggtttgctttgttttagttagtgataactaagaaagagaaatatatatatgtcagCTTAAGGCGGCTTCTTTGGATATTTccttcttaaagaaataaaatgcagatGGGTGCATATTTATAAATTGAAATCTTGGTGATATGagtggacatttttaaaaaggcaagacCTTAAGAGTTTATATATAAAAAGGATTTGGCTGAGGGACCGGCAGTTCTGGCATTCTTggattctggtttttgttttgttttgtttaattactTGTTAAGATTTAACTCAAGTGGCATGATGGTGAATAGCTTTAACCCTGTACCTTTTTAGTTATTGATAAAACAATGTTctaacatttttctttgaaactgaTATTCTAGGGTTATTTTTAATACATCAAAGAACACATTAagaatgtttgtttttcctgggagattgtagctcagtggtgagaAAAGTTGGTGCAGTATTACTCTTATTTGCCAGTGACTTAATATAAGCATAATGGGAAAGTATTTTCTAAAACGGTCTTTTCCCCCCTCTTAAATTGATTGAAATAATTTATAGAGAATTAAAGATCTGCTGCTTACCTAAATTTAAGttcatgattttaattttcattttccccatctcttcctttagCTTCTTTCGCATGTTAACTGAGTGTTGGGATATATTTCAGTTCTTACTGAAACTTGGCTCTTCCTAAACTTGGTTCTTGTTGGAGCTGAAACTGTTCATTTCTGGTCAGTTAAGGTCAAGTTTCTCTACACATGCCTTAGTTTAAGTATTAAAGTGTAATCATGTGTTCTGCATCTTTTAATTCACATTACTCTGAAACTTAACAACTTTTTATGTTGAATTATAATCAGTTTTGATTAGGAATTCACCTATGATGAAATAGTGGAAGATTACTTACTTCTGaatttctttgtattgcttttggTGTGGAAAGCAgatatatgtgtgttcacattAGAAGGCAGATAGGAACTCTGAGTGCTGTAATGAACAAAGAAGCAATTAATAACATTTTCTTCTCAATGGATAAAATTTTTCTGTTAATAGCTCTGTAGGAAAGATATAAAATGAGTGGTCTACTTTTAGGTTTCCTTATtgtcatttttatataatatatacaatggTGTGTCCTGGTACTAttcacttttccttttgttttgaaagtgatactttctcatttaaaatatgaacatataTTAGTTCTGTACTGGGACATCCTTCCACATATTATTCCTGTTTCTTAACTGTTATTCATTAAActgttcatttatatattttttcatgttttaattatTGATGCTTAAAATACATACTTACTATCAATTAGGCTTTTATTATTATCAATAATACATGTTTGTATTTCAGATTTTTGAGATAAATCTTTACCCTTAGTAAAAATTGAAGTGTTTGCTGATGAATGGATTATCATTCTTCAGAATCTAAATTTATCACGAAGTCAGGATGTTGGTGCTCTGCCCTGCAACtcattttgttattctttttctttgagccagggtctttcactgaacctggagttagcCTTGCAGACAGCCATCcctagtgatcctcctgtctgccctGCACCCCTCTGGAGTTAATAGCACAGCCACAACCTGCTTGCACACCTGACACCcagtgagccatttctccagcccagccattcttttcagttctttttcaTGCTGCTTATTTCTGGTTTTGCTAGGAGTATCAATTTTGTGTTGTTCCTTCATTTTCACTGCCACAGTTATACATATACTTAGGCATATTTACCTATATGAATATTATGTTTTATCTCTCTATTTCTAGTCTTACTGTCTGTCACTTACCTCCTACCATCCTGTTACAGATCAATTTAATGAATcaagtaaaattatttattttttctcttgtttctaagaagaatttatttatttatttatttatttatttatttatttatttatttatttatttttggtttttcgaggcagggtttctctgtggttttggagcctgtcctggaactagctcttgtagaccaggctggtctcgaactcacagagatccgcctgcctctgcctcccaagtgctgggattaaaggcgtgcgccaccaccgcccggcctctaagaagaatttaaaggaaattataatatttaaaataattatagtggggctggagaggtggctcagtggttaagagcatgtgctaTTCTTGgagtgaactcaggaccaccagtgCCCACATGGGGTGATTTACTCATAACTCCAATTTGAAAAatccaacagcctcttctggctaCATCAGGAATGAATATGATgtaccccccaacacacacacacacacacacacacacacacacacacgcaggctggcactcatacacataaaactaaataaataagtctgtGAAATATCTTGTAGACTGTTTTTTAGGATGTTGTAAAAGAAAGTCAATGTAAAAGAGTTAATAATTTGCTgagagtggtggtgcatgcctttaatccttgcactcaggAGTTTTAGGACAGACTGGCATACATACTAAGTTCTATGCTAGTCATATCGACACAgtggaatcctgtctcaaaaaagaattaggtggaggtgctggagagatggctcagcagttaagagctcttcctgttcttccagagtatCCAGGTTTTAttgtcagcacccacatggcagcttaccgTATGTATGCttaatgtctgtaactccagttccaagggatccttTTCTGACTCTGTAGGCATCGCATGCACTTAATGCATAGATATACAttgaggcaaaacacccagatgCAAGTAGAAAAACCTGTTTTTAGGATGTGGAGCTCTGCCGTGagcatgcttgaggccctgggctcagttGCCAATATCccagaaaatgataaaatgaaattctgaaaatgtGAGAAGTGTGAGCAATACCGTTCtaaactaatttattttaaaaaatattcagtttaaatgtaataaatgttaaataaataaattttatataatactttTATTTGTACAGtagtaaaataatgaaaaccatATGgtagtctaaaataaaaaaaggtatgtaaaataatattagAGAAGTCGGTGAAAAGAATctgatgcattttattttaaaaattatgtgttgCCCTTATGTAATAAATACAACCATGAGAGTATCCAGGAAAAGTTGCCTTTTGATTCTGAAATTAATCTGCCATGTGTTGACAGAAATACTTCATTGTGAAAGGACATTTCTTGTCAGCTTTGTTTTAGGACAAGCACCAAATGTCTAATTGTAATTCTGGCTAAATGTATTATCATTTggtatattttataaatacacacatacatggttCAGTGATGGATTAAGCTTAACATTTTAGTGCAGAGGATCTGCTTCTGGTGACCTTGAAATCTCTTAAGCCTTTTTATCTGCTCTTCCTTGGGTACTGGTTTCATCATAGCCTGAGACTGAAACACTATGGCTCAAAACACATAACAAACACTGATCTGAAGAAGGGATCCGCAAAtaatctctgaaatatttgaaggtttttttcctttatagAAAATCTGGAAGGAATCTAGACTTGTCGCTTACTAGCATAGATTCTTTGTGCGTGAATAGGAAATTGTGCTGTAGTATATAAAATAATGGCTGCTCATATCTTTTTCTAAGTGGGAAAGTATGAAAGTTTGCAGAGAACACCCAGCAGGGAATGCAGGCATTTCCTGTACTGTCACTTCATTCCAGTGGGGAATCTGGCTCCTTGGCTGTAAAAGAAAGGAATTAGGCTGTACAAAGTTCCCTTCCTGCTTCCTATTTGGTCCAgattctttgaattct is a genomic window of Chionomys nivalis chromosome 12, mChiNiv1.1, whole genome shotgun sequence containing:
- the Lpar6 gene encoding lysophosphatidic acid receptor 6, whose product is MFPLKTSEKKIFIRRQKEANNLQTNWLLLRPRLNRKADCCRQRTGCELHCLTMVSSNGSHCPYDDSFKYSLYGCMFSMVFVLGLISNCVAIYIFICALKVRNETTTYMINLAMSDLLFVFTLPFRIFYFATRNWPFGDLLCKVSVMLFYTNMYGSILFLTCISVDRFLAIVYPFKSKTLRTKRNAKIVCIAVWLTVMGGSAPAVFFQSTHSQGNNTSEACFENFPAATWKTYLSRIVIFIEIVGFFIPLILNVTCSSMVLRTLNKPVTLSRSKMNKTKVLKMIFVHLVIFCFCFVPYNINLIFYSLMRTQTFVNCSVAAAVRTMYPITLCIAVSNCCFDPIVYYFTSDTIQNSIKMKNWSVRRSDSRFSEVQGTENFIQHNLQTLKNKIFDSESAI